TGCGGCTTGAAGGAAACATCGAAATGACCGTTGTAGCCGAGAAGCTAAATGGAATGCTTGGTGAAATCAACAATCTTACCCATAAGCTTGTGGAGACAACGACCGACCTTCTAGAAGCAGAGATCGAGAAGGAGAAGGCAGCAACAGCTTACTTACGGAGTCAGATCAATCCTCACTTCTTGTACAATACTTTGGAATCGATTAAGGGAGTTGCGCTTGACGTCGAGGCTCATAAAATCGTGGATATGACAAAAGCACTTGGGAAGCTTTTTCATTACAGTATCAAGGGTTCAGGTTATGTCTCTCTCGAGCAAGAGCTCAATGCGGTCAAATCCTATGTTTTTCTTCAGCTTATACGCTTTGAAGGACGGTTTGATGTAACCTATGACTTCACCGAGGAATCACTAAACGTTCCGGTAATGAAGATGATCCTTCAGCCTATCGTTGAGAATGCCATTTTCCATGGGCTTGAGCCTAAAGAGACTTATGGAATGTTAACGATTAGTGGAACAATCAACGAGAATAACACTCTTGTCATTAAGATAGCAGACGATGGGACTGGAGTCGAAGAAGACAAACTACTCGAGATTCAAAATAAGCTTTATGATAATTCGGCCTCAACAAGCCTTGATCGCAGCTATTACACTGAAAGTGGAAGTATCGGGATAATAAACGTTCACAATAGACTTCGATTGGCCTTTGGACCTGCCTATGGCCTAAAGTTTGAAAGTGTATTAGGCAAAGGAACCTGTATAACCTTGTCAATGCCCAGCGCCTTCAATCCACCAGGAGGTAACCAACATGTATAAAGTGCTGCTTGTGGATGATGAAAGTCTTGTTTTAAAAAGTCTCGAAGCCGGTATTGATTGGAAGAAGTCGGGCTTCTACGTAGCTGGGAAAGCGAACAACGGCGTTAAAGCCCTTCAACTGGTCAAAGAATTAAAGCCTCATGTTGTATTCACAGATATTCGGATGCCTGGTATTTCCGGCTTAGAGCTTATTAAGAAAATTAAGGAGCTAGACAGTACCATTCAGATCATTGTCATTAGCGGTTATGCCGAATTTGCGTATGTACAGAAATCTTTGAATTACGGCGTGTTAGGCTATTGCCTTAAACCGTTTGACGATTATGAAATTGATATGCTGCTCAATACCGCCTCCAAAGCGGTTGAAGAGATCAAACAAAAGCGAGAGAGCTATTTACTTGAGCTATTCGAAGAATACACAACCGATAATTCCCAGTCGACATTCCTTACTATTTTATCCGAAGAAGGATTAACGGCCGAAGCTCTTCATGTCGTTGTCTCTATTGGAAAAGGAAAATTGTGCTTTAATGAGAACGCGAAATATATAGCGATTAATATCGGGAGCGCAAGAAGCGGCTATATTGTTCAATGCCCCAACCTAGACTCTATGCTAAGCACGGATGCTTCTCTTATTCCCGAAGGCATTCAAGGGATCGGTATTGCTCAAGCTGCACGAAATATGAACAGCATAATGAAAAGCATGGAGAAAGCTACAATTAAAGCTTGGGATTTCTTCATCCACGGTCGTAAGAATGTATTTATAGATCATGACGACATAAAAGACGATAAAGCCCATCAAATGATGAAGCAGCTAGAAAAAGCCATTTCCAATAAAGACTCTGCCCTATTACAGGCTAAGCTCGACGAAATGCTGATTGTGGAAAATAAACAAAGTCTGAGCATTCTAGACGCTCTTAAAATTCATAACATTGTAACCTTCTATGCCTCTACTGATCATTCGAGCTCTCCGAAGGAGGAGTATATTTTCAGCAAGGAGCAGCTTAATACTCTCTTTCATAGCTTCGAATCCATGATTGAGAGCTTGAAGAAGCTTATTAAAGACCTCGAAAAGTCAGATAGCTTACAAAACGAAAGTAAAACGTATAACGCAAGCTTAAGAGAGGTCATCAAATATATTAATGAGCATTACCGAAATGATATTTCCATTCAAAGCATTTCAAAAAACTTTTATTTGAATCCAAACTATTTAAGCCAGCTGTTCAAAAGAGAATTAGATGTTACATTCACCGAGTATCTCACTACAGTACGCCTGCAGGAAGCCAAAGGTCTACTTCGGTCCACGGGTCTAACCATTGGTGAAATTGCAGATCAAATTGGGTTCAGAGATTATTTCTACTTTATAAGATTATTCAAGAAGCACGTGCAGCTAACTCCTAAACAATATAGAAACCAAGATAAGCCAGAAGCGCGCAAGGTACATTCCAAGCCACATTCGGAGGATCGCTCATGATAAGAATAAAGGCACTATTTGCCCCTCCCCTAGCTGTAATCTTGTTACTTACATCCATAACAGTTAGCTGCAGCAAGCCCGTTATTACGAATGAACTACCGAGTGAATCAATTATCAAAGAAGAACCTTCACCTTATTCGGAGCATATGGAGATTTCTGTCGCGCTATGGGATCTTGCTGAAAACATGACTAAAGAGGACCCGTTAATTGATCAACTGGAAAATAAACTTAACATTACAATCAAACCGATCACCATTACGGGAGCGAATTATGTTCAACAAATTCAGATGTGGGCTTCTTCTGGCCAGCTACCCGATATATTTTCTGTTGATGCGGTCAACTCTCAGTATTATAGAAATTGGAGAGATCGTGGCGTGATCAAATCACTCCCGAATGACTTGTCGGCATACCCTTATCTTCAACAGTATTTGTCTACTCCTGAATATCAAGATCTTAAGGACGATGATCAGCTTTATTTTATCCCACGGCAAACCTATGACAGCACTGACTATAATCTATTCGACAGGATGGTATTCTATAGATGGGATCTTGCTCAGAAAGCAGGCATTACTAAAGAGCCTGAGACCTGGGAAGAGTTCAGAGCTATGCTTAAAGCCATTGTTGACCAAGACCCTGAAAACAAAAATATAACCGGCATTACGAGCGTAGGAAATTTACTGCTTGGTGGACTATTCTGGCTGTACAGCTCTCCCGCTGCAACAAGCGATGGGAGTGGGAACGATTTTAAATGGATTAAGGAAGATGGAAAGTATATCCCAGCGGTTTTCTCCAAAAATTCTATTGAGTCCTTGAAATTGCTTAGAGATTTCTATACTTCTGGTTTAATAGATCCTGATCTTCCGATTACTCGAGGGGATATGGGAAGAGATAAATTCGCTCAGGGCGAGGCTGCGGCATTGATTACCGCGGGTGGTTCGTTTCAGGCTATCGACATTAACATTTACAAAGAGAGATGGCTCAAGATTCATCCTGACGAGAATGCATTTTACGATAAAATTAAAATACTAAAGCCTTTAAAATCTATGGACGGCAACCGTTACCACGCTATTTTTAGAACCTTCTGGTCCGAAAGCTATATATCAGCGAAAGTCGACGATAAGAAAATGAACCGTATTTTGCAGCTATTCGACTACATGAACTCGCCAGAGTTTCTGGAAATGAGACGATTTGGTATGAAGGATGTTGATTACACTAAAAGTAACAATAAGATAACTGTTATTGACCCTACAGATAGCGTACTAACGAAGTATAAACCCTTCTCATCGCTTGCTAATTTGCTGCATTGGGATGGCATGTTTAAGCTTAGTGAGGATTTCGCCGGTATTTCTGCGGAAGCTCATGAAGCGCAGCAGGAGTTTATTAATTATTCCATGAGCATGACAAGCAAACAGGAATACGATAATCGTTTAACGCAGATGTCGACTCCGACAAAGGACGGTTTCACACTCTTCGACAGTGAAGATATGATCAGGGTTATGATCAGTAAGCTTCCAGTCGAGGTCATTTGGAATGATATCATTAACAGCTATAAGGCTAAGGGTCTAGATAAGATGATCCGAGAAGTGAATGCTAAAGCTAAGGAAATGGGCATTAATTAGCTAGGCTTGAGAACAAGGGGGAATTAGTTAAAAGGCCTTTTTTCAGCAAAGTGACAGCTCATTATTTGAGATGTAAAATAGGAGGATGTCCGGTTATTAACCGATCAGAACCCTATTACATCGGAGGAGTGACACTATGCGTTTCATTAGCAACAATAACATAACAGATCCGTCGCTTAATTTGGCGTTAGAAGAATATATATTGCGTTCTCTTCCTGATACTGACGACTACCTATTGTTCTATATCAATGAGCCGTCGATTATCATCGGTAAAAATCAGAACACTGTTGAGGAGATTAACGCCGAATATGTAGAGGAAAATGGAATTCACGTCGTTCGTAGGCTTTCGGGAGGCGGCGCAGTATACCACGATCATGGTAATTTAAATTTCAGCTTTATTATGAAGGACGACGGCCAATCGTTCCATAATTTCAAGAAGTTTACCCAGCCTGTTGTTCAAGCACTGCGCGAGCTGGGAGTAGAGGCGGAATTGACTGGGCGTAATGATCTTCAGGTTGGCGAACGTAAAATATCCGGAAACGCACAATTCTCGACTAGAGGTAAAATGTTCAGCCATGGGACACTTCTGTTCGATTCGGAAATCGAGAATGTCGTCTCCGCGCTGAAAGCGAATGCCGAAAAATACGTCTCTAAAGCAACCAAATCCATTCGCAGTAGAGTCGCCAACATTTCAGAATTTCTGGATGAGCCAATGACCGTCGAGCAATTCAAGCAAAGCCTCCTGACCTCCCTATTCGAAGGGGAGAAGGAAATTCCTTATTATGAGTTAAGTGAGCAGGACTGGGCGAATGTTCGTAAGCTTGCGGATGAGCGTTATCGGAGCTGGGAGTGGAACTATGGACGTTCGCCGGCCTTTAATGTACGGCAGACCAAACGTATCGAAGGTGCGGGAACGTTCGATGTTCGATTGCAGGTTGAAGATGGCGTCATAGCAGATGCAACGATCTATGGTGACTTCTTCGGCCGAGGCGACAGCAGCGAGCTAGCCGCTAAGTTTGTAGGAACCCGCTACGATGCCTCTGCTCTAAGTACGCTACTCGATGACATCGACCTGTCCTATTACTGCGGACCAGTAACGAAGGAGCAATGGCTAGAATTGATGCTATAGCTGATCGCGCTTTTCGAGGGAGTTACGCCGGGGGGAGCGAGTTATGCGAGTTATCGACTAACTCCCTTGGCGTAATTCCCTCCACCAATGCCACCATGTGACCGAGTTACGCTACCTCGCCGACTAATTCCCTCCAACACCGCCACCTTGTGACCGAATTACGTTGCCTTGCCGACTAATTACCTCCACTATTGCCACCTTGTGACCGAGTTACGCTGTACCTCCGCTTAATTCCCTCCTCCTCTGCCACCTTGTGACCGAGTTACGCTGTACCTCCGACTAATTCCCTCCACCATTGCCGCTTTGTGACCGAGTTACACTGCCTCGCCTACTAACTCCCTCCAACACTACCACCTTGTGACCGAGTTACGCTGTACCTCCGACTAATTCTCTCCAACACTGGTACCTTGTGACCGAGATGCGCTGCCTCGCCTACTAATTACCTCCAACACTGCCACCTTGTGTCCGAGTTGCGCTGTATCGCCTACTAATTACCTCCACCACTGCCATTTTGTGACCGAGTTACGCTGTACCTCCGACTAATTCCCTCCACCTCTGCCACCTTGTGACCGAGTTACGCTGTACCTCCGCTTAATTCCCTCCACCACTGGCACCTTGTGACCGAGTTACGCTGTACCTCCGCTTAATTCCCTCCACCACTGGCACCTTGTGACCGAGTTACGCTGTACCTCCGCTTAATTCCCTCCAACACTTCCACCTTGTAACTGAGTTACGCTGTACCTCCGCTTAATTCCCTCCAACACTTCCACCTTGTGACCGAGTTACGCTGTACCTCCGCTTAACTCCCTCCACCAATGCCGCTTTGTGACCGAGTTACGCTGTCCCGCAGACTAACTCCCTCCACCAATGGCACCTTGTGACCGAGTTACGCTGTACCTCCGCTTAACTCCCTCCAACACTCCCGCTTTGTGTCCGAGTTACACTGCCTCGCCTACTAATTTCCTCCACCAATACCACTTTGACACCGAGTTACCCTGTACCTCCGCTTTATTCCCTCCAACACTGCCACCTTGTGACCGAGTTACGCTGCCTCGCCGCCTAATTCTCTCCACCTCTGCCACCTTGTGACCGAGTTACGCTGCCTCGCCGACTAATTCTCTCCACCTCTGCCACCTTGTGACCGAGTTACGCTGCCTCGCCGACTAATTCTCTCCACCTCTGCCACCTAGTGACCGAGTTACGCTGTACCTCCGCTTAATTCCCTCCACCACTCCCGCTTTGTGACCGAGTTACGCTGCTCCTCCGACTAACTCCCTCCACCAATACCACTTTGCGACCTAGTTACGCTGCCCAGCCGACTAATTCTCTCCACCAATGCCACCTTGTGACCGAGTTACGCTGCCTTGCAGACTAATTCTCTCCACCACTAGCACCTTGTGACCGAATTACACTGCCTCGCCGCTTAATTCTCTCCACTGGGAACTACTCTATGCCGAAAAAAGCCTTAGCGTTGGATGTCGTAGCCGCTGCAATCTCCTCAGAATCCCGGTCGAGACATTTCGCAACTGAACGAAGGATGTGTGGCAAATACATCGGCTCATTGCGGCCATCTGCAGGTTTAACACTCAGATCCCGCGGAGTTAAGAACGGGGCATCTGTCTCGACCATTAGCCGATTCAGAGGAATTCTCTTAACTAGCTCCCTTAGGTGTTTTCCGCGACGCTCGTCACAGATCCATCCGGTTATCCCGATGTAAAACCCCATCTCCAAGTACACCTGAAGCTCTTGCGCCGTCCCGGTAAAACAATGAACGATCGTCCGTGGAAGCCGCCCCTGATACGATCTCAATAGCCGAGTAAAATCATAGAAAGCCTCTCGCTCATGCAAAAACAACGGCAATTTCATTTCGCAAGCTAGCTCAACCTGCTCCTGAAACCACTTTTT
This portion of the Cohnella abietis genome encodes:
- a CDS encoding response regulator transcription factor produces the protein MYKVLLVDDESLVLKSLEAGIDWKKSGFYVAGKANNGVKALQLVKELKPHVVFTDIRMPGISGLELIKKIKELDSTIQIIVISGYAEFAYVQKSLNYGVLGYCLKPFDDYEIDMLLNTASKAVEEIKQKRESYLLELFEEYTTDNSQSTFLTILSEEGLTAEALHVVVSIGKGKLCFNENAKYIAINIGSARSGYIVQCPNLDSMLSTDASLIPEGIQGIGIAQAARNMNSIMKSMEKATIKAWDFFIHGRKNVFIDHDDIKDDKAHQMMKQLEKAISNKDSALLQAKLDEMLIVENKQSLSILDALKIHNIVTFYASTDHSSSPKEEYIFSKEQLNTLFHSFESMIESLKKLIKDLEKSDSLQNESKTYNASLREVIKYINEHYRNDISIQSISKNFYLNPNYLSQLFKRELDVTFTEYLTTVRLQEAKGLLRSTGLTIGEIADQIGFRDYFYFIRLFKKHVQLTPKQYRNQDKPEARKVHSKPHSEDRS
- a CDS encoding extracellular solute-binding protein; this translates as MIRIKALFAPPLAVILLLTSITVSCSKPVITNELPSESIIKEEPSPYSEHMEISVALWDLAENMTKEDPLIDQLENKLNITIKPITITGANYVQQIQMWASSGQLPDIFSVDAVNSQYYRNWRDRGVIKSLPNDLSAYPYLQQYLSTPEYQDLKDDDQLYFIPRQTYDSTDYNLFDRMVFYRWDLAQKAGITKEPETWEEFRAMLKAIVDQDPENKNITGITSVGNLLLGGLFWLYSSPAATSDGSGNDFKWIKEDGKYIPAVFSKNSIESLKLLRDFYTSGLIDPDLPITRGDMGRDKFAQGEAAALITAGGSFQAIDINIYKERWLKIHPDENAFYDKIKILKPLKSMDGNRYHAIFRTFWSESYISAKVDDKKMNRILQLFDYMNSPEFLEMRRFGMKDVDYTKSNNKITVIDPTDSVLTKYKPFSSLANLLHWDGMFKLSEDFAGISAEAHEAQQEFINYSMSMTSKQEYDNRLTQMSTPTKDGFTLFDSEDMIRVMISKLPVEVIWNDIINSYKAKGLDKMIREVNAKAKEMGIN
- a CDS encoding lipoate--protein ligase — encoded protein: MRFISNNNITDPSLNLALEEYILRSLPDTDDYLLFYINEPSIIIGKNQNTVEEINAEYVEENGIHVVRRLSGGGAVYHDHGNLNFSFIMKDDGQSFHNFKKFTQPVVQALRELGVEAELTGRNDLQVGERKISGNAQFSTRGKMFSHGTLLFDSEIENVVSALKANAEKYVSKATKSIRSRVANISEFLDEPMTVEQFKQSLLTSLFEGEKEIPYYELSEQDWANVRKLADERYRSWEWNYGRSPAFNVRQTKRIEGAGTFDVRLQVEDGVIADATIYGDFFGRGDSSELAAKFVGTRYDASALSTLLDDIDLSYYCGPVTKEQWLELML
- a CDS encoding TatD family hydrolase — its product is MNQIIDIGVNLLHRSFQQDREDVLLRAEAEGVFPLILTGTSVRSSKEAADYAAKYPGKLYSTAGVHPHDARNCDASTIKKLRELAAFPHVVAIGECGLDYNRDFSPREIQKKWFQEQVELACEMKLPLFLHEREAFYDFTRLLRSYQGRLPRTIVHCFTGTAQELQVYLEMGFYIGITGWICDERRGKHLRELVKRIPLNRLMVETDAPFLTPRDLSVKPADGRNEPMYLPHILRSVAKCLDRDSEEIAAATTSNAKAFFGIE